The following are encoded together in the Cheilinus undulatus linkage group 3, ASM1832078v1, whole genome shotgun sequence genome:
- the arhgap46a gene encoding rho GTPase-activating protein 39 isoform X3, with protein sequence MLSRGWIEGRDASQRWQPVPGSKAAMLVKVNSMSRAQPGSTLQQQQQQYPQHSAQGKANTFTMYPSGNKAQGGQISSTQGYKTAPSGKMSADTRQAHHLRKASNGSFCLVTSDSNHPSPLLHRSQTSTPRPVSPQYGCTVPIYDEPVSECPIYDEPPIDMEVEGAHLYNGQPLSRLTPTHSLQKPRLLQHPGPSHPGSRHRRNPSASDYSPAGLECIKHMVNVDPKQGLPSGSPVSTRAPSPTSRQDPIMAQPLPHPQPQAHSLPQIRGQMRDREPGPPGPSTLDKKQSWRVLEATVQRAMEARHSRQSSQASQDFPSSTPQATANYQDSGYSTGPSPSLRRKSRRRVGAGGGAGGRPGSVGSSGELCALNERLMAEMREVVSRSNTMREVRAGLDPEMGERVAIPRTRSPVDALRWYGGGGGGAGSAGRCASREDISGASRSLSRAGTQSNPALTPLEIPGRQKRTYEKVDTLEMSVNSQASLSSPETPGPPSQTGTLELQAQLESRKKGMVDGRTASLGPHRSASHDNREGGDGAGDRARGSSYQLSYATLRQPSPPAMGMEDWASKHLNMHTQGLFRRRVSIANMLSWNRGSIKKPMLVTSNRAVRKEACEMFKLVQAYMGDRPSRLDRRHSALLIVTKCWDMQGLRDELYIQLVRQTTGNASPRSLAAGWELMAVSLAFFAPSPKFRCYLEGYIQRHTEPTSDKKRESQTEQQVTQFILEQQELKLKKNSKSRKKRKQNTDEEEGLPISTYAKFCHRKLQKVAITGGKKGLRKPTLEEIDHSRRAIVTPSLFGSSLEEVMERQSELFPDRKLPWVQVQLSQYVLALGGAQTEGIFRVPGDIDEVNALKLQVDQWRIPENLSDPNVPASLMKLWYRELEEPLIPMPFYKQCVSNCDDPVAAIAVVQSLPDLNRLVLCYFIHFLQVFAQPSNVAITKMDVNNLAMVMAPNCLRCQSDDPRIIFENTRKEMSFLRMLIVHLDTSFIEGVV encoded by the exons ATGTTAAGTAGAGGCTGGATTGAGGGAAG GGATGCTTCTCAAAGATGGCAGCCTGTGCCTGGTTCTAAGGCAGCCATGTTGGTGAAGGTGAACAGCATGAGCCGTGCCCAGCCTGGCTCAaccttgcagcagcagcagcagcagtaccCCCAGCACAGTGCACAGGGAAAAGCCAACACCTTCACCATGTACCCCTCTGGCAACAAGGCCCAAGGAGGACAAATAAGTTCTACTCAGGGATATAAAACCGCACCATCTGGGAAAATGTCAGCTGACACACGTCAAGCCCATCACCTGAGAAAAGCCAGCAATGGTAGCTTCTGTTTAGTGACATCGGACAGTAACCATCCCAGTCCGCTCCTGCACAGGTCACAGACCAGCACACCTCGCCCTGTTTCTCCACAGTACGGTTGCACTGTCCCTATCTATGACGAGCCAGTTTCAGAGTGTCCTATATATGACGAACCCCCAATAGACATGGAGGTGGAGGGGGCACACCTGTACAACGGACAGCCTCTGTCTCGCCTGACACCCACTCACAGCCTTCAAAAGCCCAGACTCCTCCAGCATCCTGGTCCATCTCATCCAGGGTCCAGACACAGGAGGAACCCCTCAGCCTCTGACTATAGTCCAGCTGGTCTGGAGTGTATTAAGCACATGGTCAATGTAGACCCTAAACAGGGGCTTCCATCAGGATCTCCAGTATCCACACGTGCCCCTTCCCCTACCTCCAGGCAGGATCCTATCATGGCCCAACCTCTGCCTCATCCACAGCCCCAGGCCCACTCTTTGCCCCAGATTCGAGGTCAAATGAGGGACAGAGAGCCAGGTCCCCCTGGACCAAGCACACTGGACAAGAAGCAAAGCTGGCGGGTTCTTGAGGCGACTGTCCAGCGAGCCATGGAGGCCCGGcacagcaggcagagcagcCAGGCCTCACAGGACTTCCCTTCCTCAACCCCACAGGCTACAGCAAACTACCAAGACTCTGGTTACTCGACTGGCCCCTCGCCAAGCCTGAGAAGAAAGAGCAGGAGAAGGGTGGGAGCTGGTGGCGGTGCAGGTGGTAGGCCAGGATCAGTAGGCAGCAGCGGGGAGCTGTGCGCCCTAAATGAAAGACTGATGGCTGAGATGAGGGAGGTGGTGAGTCGCTCTAACACCATGAGGGAGGTGAGAGCAGGGCTGGACCCAGAGATGGGGGAGAGGGTCGCCATCCCTCGGACGCGCTCCCCTGTGGACGCACTGAGATGGtacggaggaggaggagggggagctGGGTCAGCAGGCAGGTGTGCATCACGAGAGGACATCAGCGGAGCGTCTCGGTCACTGAGCAGGGCAGGTACCCAAAGCAACCCAGCCCTGACCCCTCTGGAGATACCAGGCAGACAGAAAAGGACCTATGAGAAGGTAGACACCTTGGAAATGAGTGTAAATAGCCAGGCCAGCCTGTCCTCACCAGAGACCCCAGGACCACCCTCACAG ACAGGCACCCTAGAGCTGCAGGCCCAGCTGGAAAGCAGGAAGAAAGGCATGGTCGATGGTCGGACAGCTTCCCTGGGGCCGCACCGTTCTGCAAGCCATGACAACAGAGAGGGAGGTGATGGAGCAGGAGACAGAGCAAGAGGATCCTCCTACCAGCTCTCCTATGCCACTCTGCGGCAGCCCTCACCTCCTGCCATGGGCATGGAGGACTGGGCCAGCAAGCACCtcaacatgcacacacaaggCCTGTTCCGTCGCCGTGTTTCCATCGCCAACATGCTGTCCTGGAACCGCGGATCCATCAAAAAGCCTATGCTCGTCACCAGCAACCGCGCCGTCAGAAAGGAGGCCTGTGAGATGTTCAAGCTAGTGCAGGCCTACATGGGAGACAGGCCTTCACGTCTGGACCGACgtcactctgctctgctcatTGTCACCAAGTGCTGGGACATGCAGGGGCTGCGGGACGAGCTGTACATACAGCTGGTTAGACAGACCACGGGTAATGCCAGTCCTAGAAGCTTGGCGGCAGGATGGGAGCTGATGGCTGTCAGCTTGGCGTTCTTTGCTCCCTCACCTAAGTTTCGCTGCTACCTGGAGGGCTACATCCAGAGACACACGGAGCCCACCAGCGACAAGAAACGTGAGTCTCAGACTGAGCAGCAGG TGACTCAGTTCATACTGGAACAGCAGGAACTGAAGCTGAAGAAGAATTCAAAGTCCAGAAAGAAGCGGAAACAAAATACAGACGAGGAAGAGG gTCTACCTATTAGCACTTATGCCAAGTTCTGCCATCGGAAACTGCAGAAGGTGGCAATCACGGGGGGCAAAAAG GGTCTACGCAAGCCCACCTTGGAAGAAATCGACCACAGTAGGCGGGCCATCGTTACTCCCTCCCTGTTCGGCAGTTCCCTGGAAGAGGTGATGGAGAGGCAGAGTGAGCTGTTCCCGGACAGGAAACTGCCTTGGGTGCAAGTTCAGCTCTCCCAGTATGTTCTTGCTCTAGGTGGGGCTCAGACAGAGGGCATCTTCAG agtgCCAGGAGACATTGATGAAGTGAACGCACTGAAGCTCCAAGTCGACCAGTGGAGGATCCCAGAGAATCTCTCTGACCCCAACGTTCCTG CCTCTCTGATGAAGCTCTGGTACCGGGAGCTGGAGGAACCTCTCATACCGATGCCCTTTTACAAGCAGTGTGTCAGTAACTGTGACGACCCAGTAGCGGCTATTGCAGTCGTTCAGTCTCTGCCTGATCTTAACAGGCTGGTGCTATGCTACTTCATCCACTTCCTGCAG GTATTCGCTCAGCCATCAAACGTGGCAATTACCAAGATGGATGTGAACAACCTGGCCATGGTGATGGCCCCCAACTGCCTTAGGTGCCAATCTGATGATCCACGGATCATCTTTGAGAACACACGCAAGGAGATGTCATTCCTGAGGATGCTCATTGTTCACCTGGACACCAGCTTCATCGAAGGGGTTGTGTAG
- the arhgap46a gene encoding rho GTPase-activating protein 39 isoform X1, whose translation MAGTSSDWVEILEPRSRERMYVNLTTGECGWDPPSGVPVRQADGNQWWELFDPHSGRFYYYNSTGRRTVWHRPQGADIVPLSQLQAMKRCSEAKRAGGGVDRHHHGTTGSISSVGSQGPCTPQPEQDGDIPFPRPLETNEEAADAKLDPSVDSRVQGDGSSSEYSSEGSKDPQRDASQRWQPVPGSKAAMLVKVNSMSRAQPGSTLQQQQQQYPQHSAQGKANTFTMYPSGNKAQGGQISSTQGYKTAPSGKMSADTRQAHHLRKASNGSFCLVTSDSNHPSPLLHRSQTSTPRPVSPQYGCTVPIYDEPVSECPIYDEPPIDMEVEGAHLYNGQPLSRLTPTHSLQKPRLLQHPGPSHPGSRHRRNPSASDYSPAGLECIKHMVNVDPKQGLPSGSPVSTRAPSPTSRQDPIMAQPLPHPQPQAHSLPQIRGQMRDREPGPPGPSTLDKKQSWRVLEATVQRAMEARHSRQSSQASQDFPSSTPQATANYQDSGYSTGPSPSLRRKSRRRVGAGGGAGGRPGSVGSSGELCALNERLMAEMREVVSRSNTMREVRAGLDPEMGERVAIPRTRSPVDALRWYGGGGGGAGSAGRCASREDISGASRSLSRAGTQSNPALTPLEIPGRQKRTYEKVDTLEMSVNSQASLSSPETPGPPSQTGTLELQAQLESRKKGMVDGRTASLGPHRSASHDNREGGDGAGDRARGSSYQLSYATLRQPSPPAMGMEDWASKHLNMHTQGLFRRRVSIANMLSWNRGSIKKPMLVTSNRAVRKEACEMFKLVQAYMGDRPSRLDRRHSALLIVTKCWDMQGLRDELYIQLVRQTTGNASPRSLAAGWELMAVSLAFFAPSPKFRCYLEGYIQRHTEPTSDKKRESQTEQQVTQFILEQQELKLKKNSKSRKKRKQNTDEEEGLPISTYAKFCHRKLQKVAITGGKKGLRKPTLEEIDHSRRAIVTPSLFGSSLEEVMERQSELFPDRKLPWVQVQLSQYVLALGGAQTEGIFRVPGDIDEVNALKLQVDQWRIPENLSDPNVPASLMKLWYRELEEPLIPMPFYKQCVSNCDDPVAAIAVVQSLPDLNRLVLCYFIHFLQVFAQPSNVAITKMDVNNLAMVMAPNCLRCQSDDPRIIFENTRKEMSFLRMLIVHLDTSFIEGVV comes from the exons CTCTGATTGGGTGGAGATCCTGGAACCACGCTCCCGTGAGCGAATGTATGTGAATTTGACCACTGGCGAGTGCGGCTGGGATCCCCCTTCAGGCGTTCCTGTCCGCCAGGCAGACGGTAACCAGTGGTGGGAGCTTTTTGACCCCCACAGTGGCCGCTTCTACTACTACAACTCCACAGGGCGGCGCACAGTCTGGCATCGGCCCCAAGGAGCCGATATTGTTCCTCTATCCCAGCTCCAGGCCATGAAGCGATGCAGTGAGGCCAAACGGGCCGGAGGAGGTGTGGACAGGCACCATCATGGAACGACAGGGAGTATCAGCAGTGTAGGGAGCCAGGGGCCTTGCACCCCTCAGCCTGAACAGGACGGAGACATCCCCTTCCCCAGACCTTTGGAGACCAATGAAGAGGCTGCTGATGCCAAGCTGGATCCTTCAGTGGACAGCAGAGTGCAGGGAGATGGAAGCAGCAGTGAATACAGCTCAGAGGGCAGTAAAGATCCACAGAG GGATGCTTCTCAAAGATGGCAGCCTGTGCCTGGTTCTAAGGCAGCCATGTTGGTGAAGGTGAACAGCATGAGCCGTGCCCAGCCTGGCTCAaccttgcagcagcagcagcagcagtaccCCCAGCACAGTGCACAGGGAAAAGCCAACACCTTCACCATGTACCCCTCTGGCAACAAGGCCCAAGGAGGACAAATAAGTTCTACTCAGGGATATAAAACCGCACCATCTGGGAAAATGTCAGCTGACACACGTCAAGCCCATCACCTGAGAAAAGCCAGCAATGGTAGCTTCTGTTTAGTGACATCGGACAGTAACCATCCCAGTCCGCTCCTGCACAGGTCACAGACCAGCACACCTCGCCCTGTTTCTCCACAGTACGGTTGCACTGTCCCTATCTATGACGAGCCAGTTTCAGAGTGTCCTATATATGACGAACCCCCAATAGACATGGAGGTGGAGGGGGCACACCTGTACAACGGACAGCCTCTGTCTCGCCTGACACCCACTCACAGCCTTCAAAAGCCCAGACTCCTCCAGCATCCTGGTCCATCTCATCCAGGGTCCAGACACAGGAGGAACCCCTCAGCCTCTGACTATAGTCCAGCTGGTCTGGAGTGTATTAAGCACATGGTCAATGTAGACCCTAAACAGGGGCTTCCATCAGGATCTCCAGTATCCACACGTGCCCCTTCCCCTACCTCCAGGCAGGATCCTATCATGGCCCAACCTCTGCCTCATCCACAGCCCCAGGCCCACTCTTTGCCCCAGATTCGAGGTCAAATGAGGGACAGAGAGCCAGGTCCCCCTGGACCAAGCACACTGGACAAGAAGCAAAGCTGGCGGGTTCTTGAGGCGACTGTCCAGCGAGCCATGGAGGCCCGGcacagcaggcagagcagcCAGGCCTCACAGGACTTCCCTTCCTCAACCCCACAGGCTACAGCAAACTACCAAGACTCTGGTTACTCGACTGGCCCCTCGCCAAGCCTGAGAAGAAAGAGCAGGAGAAGGGTGGGAGCTGGTGGCGGTGCAGGTGGTAGGCCAGGATCAGTAGGCAGCAGCGGGGAGCTGTGCGCCCTAAATGAAAGACTGATGGCTGAGATGAGGGAGGTGGTGAGTCGCTCTAACACCATGAGGGAGGTGAGAGCAGGGCTGGACCCAGAGATGGGGGAGAGGGTCGCCATCCCTCGGACGCGCTCCCCTGTGGACGCACTGAGATGGtacggaggaggaggagggggagctGGGTCAGCAGGCAGGTGTGCATCACGAGAGGACATCAGCGGAGCGTCTCGGTCACTGAGCAGGGCAGGTACCCAAAGCAACCCAGCCCTGACCCCTCTGGAGATACCAGGCAGACAGAAAAGGACCTATGAGAAGGTAGACACCTTGGAAATGAGTGTAAATAGCCAGGCCAGCCTGTCCTCACCAGAGACCCCAGGACCACCCTCACAG ACAGGCACCCTAGAGCTGCAGGCCCAGCTGGAAAGCAGGAAGAAAGGCATGGTCGATGGTCGGACAGCTTCCCTGGGGCCGCACCGTTCTGCAAGCCATGACAACAGAGAGGGAGGTGATGGAGCAGGAGACAGAGCAAGAGGATCCTCCTACCAGCTCTCCTATGCCACTCTGCGGCAGCCCTCACCTCCTGCCATGGGCATGGAGGACTGGGCCAGCAAGCACCtcaacatgcacacacaaggCCTGTTCCGTCGCCGTGTTTCCATCGCCAACATGCTGTCCTGGAACCGCGGATCCATCAAAAAGCCTATGCTCGTCACCAGCAACCGCGCCGTCAGAAAGGAGGCCTGTGAGATGTTCAAGCTAGTGCAGGCCTACATGGGAGACAGGCCTTCACGTCTGGACCGACgtcactctgctctgctcatTGTCACCAAGTGCTGGGACATGCAGGGGCTGCGGGACGAGCTGTACATACAGCTGGTTAGACAGACCACGGGTAATGCCAGTCCTAGAAGCTTGGCGGCAGGATGGGAGCTGATGGCTGTCAGCTTGGCGTTCTTTGCTCCCTCACCTAAGTTTCGCTGCTACCTGGAGGGCTACATCCAGAGACACACGGAGCCCACCAGCGACAAGAAACGTGAGTCTCAGACTGAGCAGCAGG TGACTCAGTTCATACTGGAACAGCAGGAACTGAAGCTGAAGAAGAATTCAAAGTCCAGAAAGAAGCGGAAACAAAATACAGACGAGGAAGAGG gTCTACCTATTAGCACTTATGCCAAGTTCTGCCATCGGAAACTGCAGAAGGTGGCAATCACGGGGGGCAAAAAG GGTCTACGCAAGCCCACCTTGGAAGAAATCGACCACAGTAGGCGGGCCATCGTTACTCCCTCCCTGTTCGGCAGTTCCCTGGAAGAGGTGATGGAGAGGCAGAGTGAGCTGTTCCCGGACAGGAAACTGCCTTGGGTGCAAGTTCAGCTCTCCCAGTATGTTCTTGCTCTAGGTGGGGCTCAGACAGAGGGCATCTTCAG agtgCCAGGAGACATTGATGAAGTGAACGCACTGAAGCTCCAAGTCGACCAGTGGAGGATCCCAGAGAATCTCTCTGACCCCAACGTTCCTG CCTCTCTGATGAAGCTCTGGTACCGGGAGCTGGAGGAACCTCTCATACCGATGCCCTTTTACAAGCAGTGTGTCAGTAACTGTGACGACCCAGTAGCGGCTATTGCAGTCGTTCAGTCTCTGCCTGATCTTAACAGGCTGGTGCTATGCTACTTCATCCACTTCCTGCAG GTATTCGCTCAGCCATCAAACGTGGCAATTACCAAGATGGATGTGAACAACCTGGCCATGGTGATGGCCCCCAACTGCCTTAGGTGCCAATCTGATGATCCACGGATCATCTTTGAGAACACACGCAAGGAGATGTCATTCCTGAGGATGCTCATTGTTCACCTGGACACCAGCTTCATCGAAGGGGTTGTGTAG
- the arhgap46a gene encoding rho GTPase-activating protein 39 isoform X2: MAGTSSDWVEILEPRSRERMYVNLTTGECGWDPPSGVPVRQADGNQWWELFDPHSGRFYYYNSTGRRTVWHRPQGADIVPLSQLQAMKRCSEAKRAGGGVDRHHHGTTGSISSVGSQGPCTPQPEQDGDIPFPRPLETNEEAADAKLDPSVDSRVQGDGSSSEYSSEGSKDPQRDASQRWQPVPGSKAAMLVKVNSMSRAQPGSTLQQQQQQYPQHSAQGKANTFTMYPSGNKAQGGQISSTQGYKTAPSGKMSADTRQAHHLRKASNGSFCLVTSDSNHPSPLLHRSQTSTPRPVSPQYGCTVPIYDEPVSECPIYDEPPIDMEVEGAHLYNGQPLSRLTPTHSLQKPRLLQHPGPSHPGSRHRRNPSASDYSPAGLECIKHMVNVDPKQGLPSGSPVSTRAPSPTSRQDPIMAQPLPHPQPQAHSLPQIRGQMRDREPGPPGPSTLDKKQSWRVLEATVQRAMEARHSRQSSQASQDFPSSTPQATANYQDSGYSTGPSPSLRRKSRRRVGAGGGAGGRPGSVGSSGELCALNERLMAEMREVVSRSNTMREVRAGLDPEMGERVAIPRTRSPVDALRWYGGGGGGAGSAGRCASREDISGASRSLSRAGTQSNPALTPLEIPGRQKRTYEKVDTLEMSVNSQASLSSPETPGPPSQTGTLELQAQLESRKKGMVDGRTASLGPHRSASHDNREGGDGAGDRARGSSYQLSYATLRQPSPPAMGMEDWASKHLNMHTQGLFRRRVSIANMLSWNRGSIKKPMLVTSNRAVRKEACEMFKLVQAYMGDRPSRLDRRHSALLIVTKCWDMQGLRDELYIQLVRQTTGNASPRSLAAGWELMAVSLAFFAPSPKFRCYLEGYIQRHTEPTSDKKLTQFILEQQELKLKKNSKSRKKRKQNTDEEEGLPISTYAKFCHRKLQKVAITGGKKGLRKPTLEEIDHSRRAIVTPSLFGSSLEEVMERQSELFPDRKLPWVQVQLSQYVLALGGAQTEGIFRVPGDIDEVNALKLQVDQWRIPENLSDPNVPASLMKLWYRELEEPLIPMPFYKQCVSNCDDPVAAIAVVQSLPDLNRLVLCYFIHFLQVFAQPSNVAITKMDVNNLAMVMAPNCLRCQSDDPRIIFENTRKEMSFLRMLIVHLDTSFIEGVV, from the exons CTCTGATTGGGTGGAGATCCTGGAACCACGCTCCCGTGAGCGAATGTATGTGAATTTGACCACTGGCGAGTGCGGCTGGGATCCCCCTTCAGGCGTTCCTGTCCGCCAGGCAGACGGTAACCAGTGGTGGGAGCTTTTTGACCCCCACAGTGGCCGCTTCTACTACTACAACTCCACAGGGCGGCGCACAGTCTGGCATCGGCCCCAAGGAGCCGATATTGTTCCTCTATCCCAGCTCCAGGCCATGAAGCGATGCAGTGAGGCCAAACGGGCCGGAGGAGGTGTGGACAGGCACCATCATGGAACGACAGGGAGTATCAGCAGTGTAGGGAGCCAGGGGCCTTGCACCCCTCAGCCTGAACAGGACGGAGACATCCCCTTCCCCAGACCTTTGGAGACCAATGAAGAGGCTGCTGATGCCAAGCTGGATCCTTCAGTGGACAGCAGAGTGCAGGGAGATGGAAGCAGCAGTGAATACAGCTCAGAGGGCAGTAAAGATCCACAGAG GGATGCTTCTCAAAGATGGCAGCCTGTGCCTGGTTCTAAGGCAGCCATGTTGGTGAAGGTGAACAGCATGAGCCGTGCCCAGCCTGGCTCAaccttgcagcagcagcagcagcagtaccCCCAGCACAGTGCACAGGGAAAAGCCAACACCTTCACCATGTACCCCTCTGGCAACAAGGCCCAAGGAGGACAAATAAGTTCTACTCAGGGATATAAAACCGCACCATCTGGGAAAATGTCAGCTGACACACGTCAAGCCCATCACCTGAGAAAAGCCAGCAATGGTAGCTTCTGTTTAGTGACATCGGACAGTAACCATCCCAGTCCGCTCCTGCACAGGTCACAGACCAGCACACCTCGCCCTGTTTCTCCACAGTACGGTTGCACTGTCCCTATCTATGACGAGCCAGTTTCAGAGTGTCCTATATATGACGAACCCCCAATAGACATGGAGGTGGAGGGGGCACACCTGTACAACGGACAGCCTCTGTCTCGCCTGACACCCACTCACAGCCTTCAAAAGCCCAGACTCCTCCAGCATCCTGGTCCATCTCATCCAGGGTCCAGACACAGGAGGAACCCCTCAGCCTCTGACTATAGTCCAGCTGGTCTGGAGTGTATTAAGCACATGGTCAATGTAGACCCTAAACAGGGGCTTCCATCAGGATCTCCAGTATCCACACGTGCCCCTTCCCCTACCTCCAGGCAGGATCCTATCATGGCCCAACCTCTGCCTCATCCACAGCCCCAGGCCCACTCTTTGCCCCAGATTCGAGGTCAAATGAGGGACAGAGAGCCAGGTCCCCCTGGACCAAGCACACTGGACAAGAAGCAAAGCTGGCGGGTTCTTGAGGCGACTGTCCAGCGAGCCATGGAGGCCCGGcacagcaggcagagcagcCAGGCCTCACAGGACTTCCCTTCCTCAACCCCACAGGCTACAGCAAACTACCAAGACTCTGGTTACTCGACTGGCCCCTCGCCAAGCCTGAGAAGAAAGAGCAGGAGAAGGGTGGGAGCTGGTGGCGGTGCAGGTGGTAGGCCAGGATCAGTAGGCAGCAGCGGGGAGCTGTGCGCCCTAAATGAAAGACTGATGGCTGAGATGAGGGAGGTGGTGAGTCGCTCTAACACCATGAGGGAGGTGAGAGCAGGGCTGGACCCAGAGATGGGGGAGAGGGTCGCCATCCCTCGGACGCGCTCCCCTGTGGACGCACTGAGATGGtacggaggaggaggagggggagctGGGTCAGCAGGCAGGTGTGCATCACGAGAGGACATCAGCGGAGCGTCTCGGTCACTGAGCAGGGCAGGTACCCAAAGCAACCCAGCCCTGACCCCTCTGGAGATACCAGGCAGACAGAAAAGGACCTATGAGAAGGTAGACACCTTGGAAATGAGTGTAAATAGCCAGGCCAGCCTGTCCTCACCAGAGACCCCAGGACCACCCTCACAG ACAGGCACCCTAGAGCTGCAGGCCCAGCTGGAAAGCAGGAAGAAAGGCATGGTCGATGGTCGGACAGCTTCCCTGGGGCCGCACCGTTCTGCAAGCCATGACAACAGAGAGGGAGGTGATGGAGCAGGAGACAGAGCAAGAGGATCCTCCTACCAGCTCTCCTATGCCACTCTGCGGCAGCCCTCACCTCCTGCCATGGGCATGGAGGACTGGGCCAGCAAGCACCtcaacatgcacacacaaggCCTGTTCCGTCGCCGTGTTTCCATCGCCAACATGCTGTCCTGGAACCGCGGATCCATCAAAAAGCCTATGCTCGTCACCAGCAACCGCGCCGTCAGAAAGGAGGCCTGTGAGATGTTCAAGCTAGTGCAGGCCTACATGGGAGACAGGCCTTCACGTCTGGACCGACgtcactctgctctgctcatTGTCACCAAGTGCTGGGACATGCAGGGGCTGCGGGACGAGCTGTACATACAGCTGGTTAGACAGACCACGGGTAATGCCAGTCCTAGAAGCTTGGCGGCAGGATGGGAGCTGATGGCTGTCAGCTTGGCGTTCTTTGCTCCCTCACCTAAGTTTCGCTGCTACCTGGAGGGCTACATCCAGAGACACACGGAGCCCACCAGCGACAAGAAAC TGACTCAGTTCATACTGGAACAGCAGGAACTGAAGCTGAAGAAGAATTCAAAGTCCAGAAAGAAGCGGAAACAAAATACAGACGAGGAAGAGG gTCTACCTATTAGCACTTATGCCAAGTTCTGCCATCGGAAACTGCAGAAGGTGGCAATCACGGGGGGCAAAAAG GGTCTACGCAAGCCCACCTTGGAAGAAATCGACCACAGTAGGCGGGCCATCGTTACTCCCTCCCTGTTCGGCAGTTCCCTGGAAGAGGTGATGGAGAGGCAGAGTGAGCTGTTCCCGGACAGGAAACTGCCTTGGGTGCAAGTTCAGCTCTCCCAGTATGTTCTTGCTCTAGGTGGGGCTCAGACAGAGGGCATCTTCAG agtgCCAGGAGACATTGATGAAGTGAACGCACTGAAGCTCCAAGTCGACCAGTGGAGGATCCCAGAGAATCTCTCTGACCCCAACGTTCCTG CCTCTCTGATGAAGCTCTGGTACCGGGAGCTGGAGGAACCTCTCATACCGATGCCCTTTTACAAGCAGTGTGTCAGTAACTGTGACGACCCAGTAGCGGCTATTGCAGTCGTTCAGTCTCTGCCTGATCTTAACAGGCTGGTGCTATGCTACTTCATCCACTTCCTGCAG GTATTCGCTCAGCCATCAAACGTGGCAATTACCAAGATGGATGTGAACAACCTGGCCATGGTGATGGCCCCCAACTGCCTTAGGTGCCAATCTGATGATCCACGGATCATCTTTGAGAACACACGCAAGGAGATGTCATTCCTGAGGATGCTCATTGTTCACCTGGACACCAGCTTCATCGAAGGGGTTGTGTAG